A stretch of Peteryoungia algae DNA encodes these proteins:
- a CDS encoding response regulator — MKAVGKEVTIIMVEDDEGHARLIEKNVRRAGVHNEIIPFTNGTAALDYVLGKDRSGKASEDRYLLILLDLNLPDMSGTDILDQIKSNPHTRRLPVVILTTTDDEREIQRCYDLGANVYITKPVDYDNFANAIRQLGLFFSVMQIP, encoded by the coding sequence ATGAAAGCCGTGGGTAAAGAAGTCACCATCATCATGGTTGAAGACGACGAGGGTCACGCCCGTCTCATCGAGAAGAACGTGCGGCGCGCCGGCGTGCACAACGAGATCATCCCGTTTACCAACGGGACCGCGGCGCTCGACTACGTTCTTGGAAAGGATCGCAGCGGCAAGGCCTCGGAAGATCGTTACCTTCTGATCCTGCTCGACCTCAATCTACCGGACATGTCGGGCACCGATATTCTCGACCAGATCAAATCCAATCCGCATACGCGGCGGCTGCCGGTCGTCATCCTCACCACGACGGATGACGAGCGGGAGATCCAGCGGTGCTATGACCTCGGGGCCAATGTCTATATTACCAAACCCGTCGATTACGACAATTTCGCCAACGCGATCCGCCAGCTCGGTCTCTTCTTCTCCGTCATGCAGATCCCATGA
- a CDS encoding sensor histidine kinase, producing MSATQTGFVRSTLLFLLIGTGILIGIIVATLGLVERTRSTFDYILQERSIRRMSADLMQKLTDAETGQRGFVITRDELFLQPYEGATAEIRDDLAQLGEAVKDRPIKAAQMAELRDRVRSKLDEMGQTINLVRSGEPDQAIELVQSDVGRELMDDIREILDRFKELSDANVESGTQDQLAATQQLQWITIGGGIAIIAVMGGALLVVAQHVRALASSRREVEVLNEGLEARVAERTEDLMQANQEIQRFAYIVTHDLRAPLVNIMGFTAELDASLKALQAYVLNDGKAISEEQIHEARLAAAEDLPEAIGFIRSSTKKMDGLINAILKISRDGRRQLKPEIVELQPMLETITASVYHQISESDGNIDLDIKAPRLNTDRLSVEQILGNLFDNAIKYKHPDRPLALAVRTAPEGRLMVRIEVEDNGRGIAEQDHERIFELFRRSGHQDQSGEGIGLAHVRSLARNLGGEITVRSRLGKGSTFVLRLPSDLSRLVRS from the coding sequence ATGTCTGCCACCCAAACCGGCTTCGTTCGGTCCACGCTGCTCTTTCTCCTGATCGGCACCGGAATTCTCATCGGGATCATCGTCGCGACCCTTGGTCTCGTCGAGCGCACGCGCTCGACTTTCGACTACATCCTGCAGGAGCGCAGCATCCGTCGCATGTCGGCCGACCTGATGCAGAAGCTGACGGATGCCGAGACCGGCCAGCGCGGCTTCGTCATCACACGCGACGAGCTGTTCCTGCAGCCCTATGAAGGCGCCACCGCCGAGATCCGGGACGACCTGGCACAGCTTGGCGAAGCCGTGAAGGATCGGCCGATCAAAGCCGCGCAGATGGCTGAGCTGCGCGACAGGGTCCGCAGCAAGCTGGACGAGATGGGGCAGACAATCAATCTCGTGCGGAGCGGCGAGCCGGATCAGGCCATCGAGCTCGTCCAGAGCGATGTCGGCCGCGAGTTGATGGATGACATCCGCGAGATACTCGATCGGTTCAAGGAACTGTCCGACGCCAATGTCGAAAGCGGAACCCAGGACCAACTTGCCGCCACACAACAGCTTCAATGGATCACCATCGGTGGCGGCATCGCCATTATCGCCGTCATGGGCGGCGCGCTCCTCGTCGTCGCGCAACATGTCCGGGCGCTTGCGTCCTCCCGCCGCGAGGTGGAAGTCCTGAACGAAGGCCTCGAGGCGCGCGTTGCAGAACGCACCGAGGACCTGATGCAGGCCAACCAGGAAATTCAGCGTTTCGCCTATATCGTGACCCACGACCTGCGTGCGCCGCTGGTCAACATCATGGGCTTCACGGCGGAACTGGATGCTTCGCTGAAGGCGTTGCAGGCCTATGTGCTGAACGACGGCAAAGCCATATCGGAGGAGCAGATCCACGAGGCGCGGCTGGCGGCGGCCGAGGACCTGCCGGAAGCAATCGGCTTCATTCGTTCGTCAACGAAGAAGATGGACGGCCTGATCAACGCCATCCTCAAGATTTCCCGCGACGGCCGGCGCCAGCTGAAGCCCGAGATCGTGGAACTGCAACCGATGCTGGAGACCATCACCGCGAGCGTCTATCATCAGATCAGTGAGAGCGACGGAAACATCGACCTCGACATCAAGGCGCCCCGCCTCAACACCGACCGGCTTTCGGTCGAACAGATTCTCGGTAACCTTTTCGACAATGCGATAAAGTACAAGCATCCGGATCGGCCTTTGGCCCTCGCTGTCCGAACCGCGCCCGAAGGGCGGCTCATGGTTCGGATCGAAGTGGAGGACAATGGCCGTGGCATTGCAGAACAGGATCACGAACGCATCTTCGAACTCTTCCGGCGGTCCGGCCATCAGGACCAGTCCGGCGAAGGCATCGGTCTCGCCCATGTCCGCTCGCTTGCGCGCAACCTGGGTGGGGAGATCACGGTTCGGTCCCGCCTAGGGAAGGGATCGACCTTCGTACTGCGACTGCCATCTGATCTGTCACGCTTGGTACGGAGTTGA